From a region of the Chiloscyllium punctatum isolate Juve2018m chromosome 1, sChiPun1.3, whole genome shotgun sequence genome:
- the prdm8b gene encoding PR domain zinc finger protein 8b isoform X1, protein MSLHFYSLANKGIWGGREQRGGEFFLSSEQALMMEDPSAHKGFWESDASRAVQQCLTNIFTSVYTTCDIPENAIFGPCVLSHTSLYDSIAFIALKSADKRTVPYIFRVDTSAANSSSEGLMWLRLVQSARDKEEQNLEAYVKNGQLFYRSLRRIDKDEELLVWYGKELLELLLLSNVRAQAKINGSAPYTCLECSQRFQCEYPFLAHLRFRCQKRLGCIATDENTKNSGDREHQTVVGSSVKFSRSERLSAFANVENTKTITDFHNLARDMENSRENARNRRETESINENKRKYDEAEEKSDNILHAAKLSERTLTIPRENLLCPSQQLRGGYFNLRENGRLMGPSSPDAADTKRSAFFEVKRTSLNLKQIPKDSVADIDGKSGAAPISSSPEKPLDVKSVLTETQVPSCLDNIAMGSAFRSVSQLCGGEERKSAFSQPARSFTQLSPLLVSQKVIPGLECHPAVGDSARLYPANALTAKLQSAEVNGNCTMQGGLAKQSPFVYATAFWPKASGPIQLQVPSALTLLPPSFTSFCLPAQNWCAKCNASFRMTSDLVYHMRSHHKKEYAMEPLVKRRREEKLKCPICNESFRERHHLSRHMTSHN, encoded by the exons ATGAGTTTGCATTTTTATTCTCTCGCAAACAAAGGTATATGGGGAGGCCGAGAGCAACGCGGAGGAGAGTTTTTTCTTTCATCAG AACAAGccttaatgatggaagatccAAGTGCTCACAAGGGCTTTTGGGAGAGTGATGCCAGCAGAGCTGTCCAGCAATGTCTGACCAACATTTTCACCAGCGTGTATACAACCTGTGACATTCCAGAAAATGCCATCTTTGGACCGTGCGTGCTCAGCCACACATCCCTCTACGACAGCATCGCTTTCATTGCTCTGAAATCAGCCGACAAAAGAACCGTGCCCTATATTTTTCGG GTGGATACTTCAGCAGCGAACAGCTCCTCCGAAGGCTTAATGTGGCTCAGGCTGGTCCAGTCGGCCAGGGATAAAGAAGAACAAAATCTGGAGGCGTATGTGAAAAACGGCCAGTTGTTTTATCGATCTCTGAGGCGGATTGACAAAGATGAAGAATTACTTGTGTGGTATGGGAAAGAACTGTTGGAGCTGCTGCTTCTCAGCAACGTCCGGGCACAGGCCAAAATAAACG GATCCGCGCCATACACATGCCTGGAGTGTAGCCAGCGATTTCAGTGTGAATACCCCTTCCTTGCACATTTGCGATTCCGCTGTCAGAAAAGGCTGGGCTGCATTGCCACGGACGAGAACACCAAGAACAGCGGAGACCGTGAGCACCAAACTGTTGTCGGCTCCAGCGTTAAATTCAGCCGATCCGAGCGACTATCTGCCTTTGCCAATGTCGAAAATACCAAAACCATCACCGATTTTCACAATCTCGCCAGAGATATGGAAAATTCAAGAGAGAATGCGAGGAACCGTCGAGAAACGGAAAGCATAAATGAAAATAAGAGAAAGTACGATGAGGCGGAAGAAAAGAGTGACAATATACTGCACGCTGCAAAACTGTCCGAGAGAACACTGACTATCCCAAGAGAAAATCTTCTCTGTCCTTCCCAGCAGCTCAGAGGAGGTTACTTCAACCTGAGGGAAAATGGAAGGTTAATGGGACCATCCAGCCCGGACGCTGCAGACACCAAGCGAAGCGCCTTCTTTGAGGTGAAACGAACTTCCCTGAACCTTAAACAGATCCCGAAAGATAGTGTCGCCGACATAGACGGTAAGAGTGGTGCAGCGCCCATCAGCAGCTCTCCCGAGAAGCCGCTGGACGTCAAGTCTGTCCTGACTGAAACACAAGTCCCTTCCTGCCTGGACAACATTGCCATGGGCAGTGCGTTTCGAAGCGTCTCCCAGCTGTGTGGCGGCGAGGAAAGGAAGAGTGCATTCTCGCAGCCAGCCAGGTCCTTTACCCAGCTCTCTCCACTCTTGGTGTCCCAGAAAGTGATTCCTGGCTTGGAATGTCACCCTGCCGTCGGTGACTCTGCGAGGCTTTATCCAGCCAATGCTTTAACTGCAAAGCTCCAGAGCGCGGAGGTGAACGGCAATTGTACCATGCAAGGGGGCCTAGCTAAACAAAGCCCTTTCGTCTATGCCACCGCCTTCTGGCCAAAGGCGTCAGGGCCCATTCAGCTGCAAGTCCCAtccgcactgaccctccttcCTCCTTCATTCACATCCTTTTGTTTACCCGCGCAGAACTGGTGTGCCAAATGCAACGCTTCTTTTAGAATGACATCTGATTTGGTGTACCACATGAGATCGCACCACAAAAAGGAGTACGCCATGGAACCGCTGGTGAAAAGGCGAAGGGAGGAGAAGCTTAAATGTCCTATTTGCAATGAATCCTTTAGGGAACGTCACCACCTCTCCCGGCACATGACCTCTCATAACTGA
- the prdm8b gene encoding PR domain zinc finger protein 8b isoform X2, with the protein MMEDPSAHKGFWESDASRAVQQCLTNIFTSVYTTCDIPENAIFGPCVLSHTSLYDSIAFIALKSADKRTVPYIFRVDTSAANSSSEGLMWLRLVQSARDKEEQNLEAYVKNGQLFYRSLRRIDKDEELLVWYGKELLELLLLSNVRAQAKINGSAPYTCLECSQRFQCEYPFLAHLRFRCQKRLGCIATDENTKNSGDREHQTVVGSSVKFSRSERLSAFANVENTKTITDFHNLARDMENSRENARNRRETESINENKRKYDEAEEKSDNILHAAKLSERTLTIPRENLLCPSQQLRGGYFNLRENGRLMGPSSPDAADTKRSAFFEVKRTSLNLKQIPKDSVADIDGKSGAAPISSSPEKPLDVKSVLTETQVPSCLDNIAMGSAFRSVSQLCGGEERKSAFSQPARSFTQLSPLLVSQKVIPGLECHPAVGDSARLYPANALTAKLQSAEVNGNCTMQGGLAKQSPFVYATAFWPKASGPIQLQVPSALTLLPPSFTSFCLPAQNWCAKCNASFRMTSDLVYHMRSHHKKEYAMEPLVKRRREEKLKCPICNESFRERHHLSRHMTSHN; encoded by the exons atgatggaagatccAAGTGCTCACAAGGGCTTTTGGGAGAGTGATGCCAGCAGAGCTGTCCAGCAATGTCTGACCAACATTTTCACCAGCGTGTATACAACCTGTGACATTCCAGAAAATGCCATCTTTGGACCGTGCGTGCTCAGCCACACATCCCTCTACGACAGCATCGCTTTCATTGCTCTGAAATCAGCCGACAAAAGAACCGTGCCCTATATTTTTCGG GTGGATACTTCAGCAGCGAACAGCTCCTCCGAAGGCTTAATGTGGCTCAGGCTGGTCCAGTCGGCCAGGGATAAAGAAGAACAAAATCTGGAGGCGTATGTGAAAAACGGCCAGTTGTTTTATCGATCTCTGAGGCGGATTGACAAAGATGAAGAATTACTTGTGTGGTATGGGAAAGAACTGTTGGAGCTGCTGCTTCTCAGCAACGTCCGGGCACAGGCCAAAATAAACG GATCCGCGCCATACACATGCCTGGAGTGTAGCCAGCGATTTCAGTGTGAATACCCCTTCCTTGCACATTTGCGATTCCGCTGTCAGAAAAGGCTGGGCTGCATTGCCACGGACGAGAACACCAAGAACAGCGGAGACCGTGAGCACCAAACTGTTGTCGGCTCCAGCGTTAAATTCAGCCGATCCGAGCGACTATCTGCCTTTGCCAATGTCGAAAATACCAAAACCATCACCGATTTTCACAATCTCGCCAGAGATATGGAAAATTCAAGAGAGAATGCGAGGAACCGTCGAGAAACGGAAAGCATAAATGAAAATAAGAGAAAGTACGATGAGGCGGAAGAAAAGAGTGACAATATACTGCACGCTGCAAAACTGTCCGAGAGAACACTGACTATCCCAAGAGAAAATCTTCTCTGTCCTTCCCAGCAGCTCAGAGGAGGTTACTTCAACCTGAGGGAAAATGGAAGGTTAATGGGACCATCCAGCCCGGACGCTGCAGACACCAAGCGAAGCGCCTTCTTTGAGGTGAAACGAACTTCCCTGAACCTTAAACAGATCCCGAAAGATAGTGTCGCCGACATAGACGGTAAGAGTGGTGCAGCGCCCATCAGCAGCTCTCCCGAGAAGCCGCTGGACGTCAAGTCTGTCCTGACTGAAACACAAGTCCCTTCCTGCCTGGACAACATTGCCATGGGCAGTGCGTTTCGAAGCGTCTCCCAGCTGTGTGGCGGCGAGGAAAGGAAGAGTGCATTCTCGCAGCCAGCCAGGTCCTTTACCCAGCTCTCTCCACTCTTGGTGTCCCAGAAAGTGATTCCTGGCTTGGAATGTCACCCTGCCGTCGGTGACTCTGCGAGGCTTTATCCAGCCAATGCTTTAACTGCAAAGCTCCAGAGCGCGGAGGTGAACGGCAATTGTACCATGCAAGGGGGCCTAGCTAAACAAAGCCCTTTCGTCTATGCCACCGCCTTCTGGCCAAAGGCGTCAGGGCCCATTCAGCTGCAAGTCCCAtccgcactgaccctccttcCTCCTTCATTCACATCCTTTTGTTTACCCGCGCAGAACTGGTGTGCCAAATGCAACGCTTCTTTTAGAATGACATCTGATTTGGTGTACCACATGAGATCGCACCACAAAAAGGAGTACGCCATGGAACCGCTGGTGAAAAGGCGAAGGGAGGAGAAGCTTAAATGTCCTATTTGCAATGAATCCTTTAGGGAACGTCACCACCTCTCCCGGCACATGACCTCTCATAACTGA